The proteins below are encoded in one region of Segatella copri:
- a CDS encoding DNA-binding protein — MGIKVKAIERNVAFEKGKQKWAFVMQAELYSQLNATKVIEEAAVRSGLPKAVINAGWSAIGEVIAAWATEGHSVAVPGLGSLRFGLNSTAVEDVNKVSANLITRRYIIFVPNTDIKKELEETSVNITCYDRNGKVVKQVTSTDTPPTTPSDGDNPSGGDNPSGGDNPSGGDTPSGGDSTGGTGSENSGDGLE, encoded by the coding sequence ATGGGTATTAAAGTAAAAGCTATTGAGCGCAACGTAGCGTTCGAAAAAGGTAAGCAAAAGTGGGCATTCGTGATGCAGGCTGAACTCTACAGCCAGCTCAACGCCACGAAGGTGATAGAAGAAGCTGCCGTTCGCAGCGGATTGCCTAAGGCGGTAATCAACGCTGGATGGTCGGCCATAGGCGAAGTGATTGCTGCATGGGCTACCGAGGGCCACAGCGTGGCTGTGCCAGGACTGGGCAGCCTCCGATTCGGTCTTAACTCTACCGCCGTTGAGGATGTGAACAAGGTGAGCGCCAACCTCATCACCCGCCGATACATCATCTTCGTGCCTAACACCGACATCAAGAAGGAACTCGAAGAGACCTCCGTCAACATCACCTGCTACGACCGAAACGGCAAGGTGGTGAAGCAGGTTACCTCTACCGATACGCCTCCTACTACCCCATCCGACGGCGATAATCCATCCGGAGGCGATAATCCATCCGGAGGCGATAATCCATCCGGAGGCGACACCCCATCGGGCGGCGATTCTACTGGCGGAACCGGAAGCGAAAACAGCGGCGATGGACTTGAATAA
- a CDS encoding smalltalk protein, with the protein MKKEVWKTILQVIIAVLTAVGTTLGVTSCM; encoded by the coding sequence ATGAAAAAGGAAGTTTGGAAAACTATCTTGCAGGTGATTATCGCCGTACTTACTGCCGTAGGCACTACGCTCGGCGTTACCAGTTGCATGTAG